In Candidatus Methylomirabilota bacterium, one DNA window encodes the following:
- a CDS encoding acyl-CoA dehydrogenase family protein, producing MTAFSGFSLPDELRLLRDQVRRFIREEIIPLEQRLDPDAPGIPEEDFQRLAAKTRAAGLWALGAPEEHGGGGLNTFSMSVILEEMAQHRMGLYSPGCGVFGRYPPPAIWAGSKEQIARYAVPTIREGWRTFFAITEPSGGSDPAGAIQTRAERRGDRWVLNGRKVFISNAHNAKWGVVWARTDKAKGRAGISCFIVEAGTPGFTARNIRTIRTSAVPNDVVFEDCEIPAENLIGAEGQGLDLAFDLLVKNRFPYSACNLGVAVAAHRMAIEHAKQRSTFGVPLSQRQAIQWMLADAEVELRACRWLVWEGAWKADRGEDARVEASIAKLYSSEVLGRVIDAAVQIHGGYGVAKEFPLERWYREARVRRIGEGPSEVHRMVIARSLFR from the coding sequence GTGACGGCGTTCTCCGGGTTCAGCCTCCCCGACGAGCTCCGCCTCCTCCGCGACCAGGTCCGCCGCTTCATCCGGGAGGAGATCATCCCGCTGGAGCAGCGGCTGGACCCGGACGCTCCCGGCATCCCCGAGGAGGATTTCCAGCGGCTGGCCGCCAAGACCAGGGCGGCGGGGTTGTGGGCGCTGGGCGCCCCCGAGGAGCACGGGGGCGGCGGGCTCAACACCTTCAGCATGTCGGTGATCCTGGAGGAGATGGCCCAGCATCGGATGGGGCTCTACAGCCCCGGCTGCGGCGTCTTCGGCCGCTACCCGCCGCCGGCGATCTGGGCCGGCAGCAAGGAGCAGATCGCCAGATATGCGGTGCCCACCATCCGCGAGGGATGGCGGACCTTCTTCGCCATAACCGAGCCCTCGGGCGGCTCCGATCCCGCCGGGGCCATCCAGACGCGGGCCGAGCGGCGGGGCGATCGGTGGGTGTTGAACGGACGCAAGGTGTTCATCTCCAACGCCCACAACGCGAAGTGGGGAGTGGTCTGGGCGCGCACCGACAAGGCCAAGGGCCGGGCCGGCATCTCCTGCTTCATCGTGGAGGCGGGCACGCCGGGCTTCACGGCCAGGAACATCCGCACGATCCGGACCTCGGCCGTGCCCAACGATGTCGTGTTCGAGGACTGCGAGATTCCCGCCGAGAACCTGATCGGCGCCGAGGGGCAAGGGCTGGACCTCGCCTTCGACCTCCTGGTGAAGAACCGCTTTCCGTACTCCGCCTGCAACCTGGGCGTGGCCGTGGCCGCGCACCGCATGGCCATCGAGCACGCCAAGCAGCGGTCGACCTTCGGGGTGCCGCTGAGCCAGCGTCAGGCCATCCAGTGGATGCTGGCAGACGCCGAGGTGGAGCTGCGGGCCTGCCGGTGGCTGGTCTGGGAGGGGGCCTGGAAAGCCGATCGGGGCGAGGATGCGCGTGTGGAAGCCTCGATCGCCAAGCTGTACTCCAGCGAGGTGCTCGGGCGCGTGATCGACGCCGCCGTGCAGATCCACGGCGGCTACGGCGTGGCCAAGGAGTTTCCCCTGGAGCGCTGGTATCGAGAGGCCCGCGTGCGCCGCATCGGTGAAGGGCCGTCCGAAGTGCACCGCATGGTCATCGCCCGCTCGCTGTTCCGCTGA